From the Hymenobacter yonginensis genome, one window contains:
- a CDS encoding metal-dependent hydrolase family protein has translation MLRFLLAATLLLPISSLPAQLPPPPPPPAAAATTLLLLRPAAVFDGETLHPGWAVLVENDRIRAVGPAAQLNAPAGARTLELPGLTLLPGLIEGHSHLLLHPYNEAPWNDQVLLESEALRVARATAHARATLAAGFTTTRDLGSEGAGYADVGVKQAIDLGLIPGPRVLVATRALVATGSYGPKLSANVDVPQGAQEADGPEGVVRATREQIGKGADFIKVYADYRWGKDEPSRPTFSQEELNLIVQTANSAGRPVVAHASTPEGMRRATLAGVQTIEHGDGGTLEVFRLMKQRGVALCPTVAAGDATAQYKGWRKGQDPEPDRIQQKRLSIKAARQSGVQLAFGGDVGVFAHGDNVREAELLVREYGFTPLEVLRGFTSNNARIFQLPDRGRLQPGLLADLVAVQGDPTQNVAALRQVKLVLKGGVEVK, from the coding sequence GTGCTCCGATTCCTGCTTGCAGCCACGTTGCTGCTCCCTATCTCCTCACTGCCTGCCCAGCTCCCGCCGCCGCCGCCGCCTCCCGCCGCGGCGGCCACCACCTTGCTCCTGCTCCGCCCCGCTGCCGTTTTCGATGGCGAAACCCTGCACCCTGGCTGGGCGGTGCTGGTGGAAAATGACCGGATCCGGGCCGTGGGGCCGGCCGCGCAGCTAAACGCGCCGGCCGGTGCCCGCACGCTGGAGCTGCCGGGCCTCACGCTGCTGCCGGGCCTCATCGAAGGCCACAGCCACCTGCTGCTGCACCCCTACAACGAAGCGCCCTGGAACGACCAGGTGCTGCTGGAATCGGAGGCGCTGCGCGTGGCCCGCGCCACCGCCCACGCCCGCGCCACGCTGGCTGCCGGCTTCACCACCACCCGCGACCTAGGCTCGGAAGGCGCCGGCTACGCCGATGTGGGTGTCAAGCAGGCCATTGACCTGGGCCTGATTCCGGGGCCGCGCGTGCTGGTGGCCACCCGGGCGCTGGTAGCCACCGGCTCCTACGGCCCCAAGCTCTCGGCCAACGTGGACGTGCCCCAGGGCGCGCAGGAAGCCGACGGCCCCGAAGGCGTGGTGCGGGCCACCCGCGAGCAAATCGGTAAGGGCGCCGACTTTATCAAGGTGTACGCGGATTACCGCTGGGGCAAGGACGAGCCCAGCCGCCCTACCTTCTCGCAGGAAGAGCTGAACTTGATTGTGCAGACCGCCAACAGCGCCGGCCGCCCCGTGGTGGCCCACGCCAGCACGCCCGAAGGCATGCGCCGCGCCACCCTGGCCGGCGTCCAAACCATCGAGCACGGCGACGGCGGCACGCTGGAAGTTTTCCGGCTGATGAAGCAGCGTGGCGTGGCCCTCTGCCCCACCGTGGCCGCCGGCGACGCCACCGCGCAGTACAAAGGCTGGCGCAAAGGCCAAGACCCCGAGCCCGACCGGATTCAGCAGAAACGCTTGAGCATAAAAGCGGCCCGCCAAAGCGGCGTGCAACTGGCGTTCGGCGGCGACGTCGGCGTATTCGCCCACGGCGACAACGTGCGTGAAGCCGAGCTGCTGGTGCGCGAATACGGCTTCACGCCGCTGGAAGTGCTGCGCGGCTTCACCAGCAACAACGCCCGCATCTTCCAGCTCCCCGACCGTGGCCGCCTGCAGCCCGGCCTCCTCGCCGACCTCGTGGCCGTGCAGGGTGACCCTACCCAGAACGTGGCCGCGTTGCGCCAAGTGAAGCTGGTGCTGAAGGGCGGTGTGGAAGTGAAATAA
- a CDS encoding glycosyltransferase family 2 protein, producing the protein MRFTVITPTHNRRQFLPEAVASVRASVSAPLDFEFEHLICENASTDDTAAWLREAVGSDGAPVRVVSQATKLLPGPARNLLIQDTPADGWLVPLDDDDLLLQRCLHNYADLVQRHPGQPWFVADFLRVDEEKRYMPGEDYYAWRFETPADMLRAIFRAEHFIQGNVCYSRALFEEVGGYSEEITMAEDLDLYVRFLLAGHLPVLSPHISHLHRFHTSNVSIGVDADKHANDLRVIYDQYAGQLQELGIERP; encoded by the coding sequence ATGCGCTTCACTGTTATCACGCCTACCCACAACCGCCGCCAGTTTCTGCCCGAGGCGGTGGCCAGCGTCCGGGCTTCCGTTTCGGCTCCCCTGGACTTTGAATTCGAGCATCTGATCTGCGAAAACGCCTCCACCGACGATACCGCCGCCTGGCTGCGCGAGGCCGTCGGCTCCGACGGCGCCCCGGTGCGCGTCGTCAGCCAGGCCACCAAGCTGCTGCCCGGCCCGGCCCGCAACCTGCTCATCCAGGACACGCCCGCCGACGGCTGGCTGGTGCCCCTCGACGATGACGACCTGCTGCTGCAACGCTGCCTGCACAACTACGCCGACCTCGTGCAGCGCCACCCCGGCCAGCCCTGGTTTGTGGCCGATTTCCTGCGCGTGGATGAAGAAAAGCGCTACATGCCCGGCGAGGATTACTATGCCTGGAGGTTCGAGACGCCCGCCGACATGCTGCGCGCCATCTTCCGGGCCGAGCACTTCATCCAGGGCAACGTGTGCTACAGCCGGGCGCTGTTCGAGGAAGTGGGCGGCTACAGCGAGGAAATCACCATGGCAGAGGATCTAGACCTTTACGTGCGGTTCCTGCTGGCCGGGCACCTGCCGGTGCTTTCCCCTCACATCAGCCATTTGCACCGCTTCCACACCAGCAACGTCAGCATCGGGGTAGACGCCGACAAGCACGCCAACGACCTGCGTGTGATTTACGACCAGTACGCCGGGCAGCTGCAGGAACTGGGGATAGAACGGCCGTAG
- a CDS encoding LysM peptidoglycan-binding domain-containing protein produces the protein MTRFIRLSATALLPTVALAAATTSPAPAADRITTEQLLNRLTASIENLKTLRCTVRAQERLEGGKYQQARTAMKMTFGPLRVYLKNAKGIEVLWVTGQNDGDAWVYPNSFPYVTLSLDPVGAVMRKNQHHSVLDAGYGTITDLIKGSSQRRDHSFERSFRYAGDTTVAGRPCYILRADFPQFRYVPYKAVVGDTPERIADKFGCGEYRIMERNNLDPGEKVAAGRMLQVPNSYGRRTLVCVDQKLMLPLVVQVHDDKGLFEKFEFSDVVANQPIPAAEFTKGFPGYKL, from the coding sequence ATGACGCGTTTTATTCGGCTTTCGGCCACTGCCCTGCTGCCAACCGTGGCGCTGGCCGCCGCTACTACTTCTCCGGCCCCGGCCGCTGACCGCATCACCACCGAGCAGCTCCTGAACCGCCTCACAGCTTCCATCGAAAACCTGAAGACCCTGCGCTGCACCGTGCGGGCCCAGGAACGCTTGGAAGGCGGCAAGTACCAGCAGGCCCGCACCGCCATGAAGATGACTTTCGGGCCGCTGCGGGTGTATCTCAAAAACGCTAAAGGCATTGAGGTACTGTGGGTGACGGGCCAGAACGACGGCGACGCCTGGGTGTATCCCAACAGCTTCCCCTACGTGACCCTGAGCCTGGACCCTGTCGGCGCGGTGATGCGCAAAAACCAGCACCACAGCGTGCTGGATGCCGGCTACGGCACCATCACCGACCTCATCAAGGGCTCCAGCCAGCGCCGCGACCACAGCTTCGAGCGCAGCTTCCGCTACGCCGGCGACACCACCGTGGCGGGCCGCCCCTGCTACATCCTGCGCGCCGATTTCCCGCAGTTCCGCTACGTGCCCTACAAAGCCGTGGTCGGCGACACGCCCGAGCGCATCGCCGATAAGTTCGGCTGCGGCGAGTACCGCATAATGGAGCGCAACAACCTCGACCCCGGCGAAAAAGTAGCCGCCGGCCGCATGCTGCAGGTACCCAACAGCTACGGCCGCCGCACCCTCGTCTGCGTCGACCAGAAGCTGATGCTGCCCCTGGTCGTGCAGGTCCACGACGACAAGGGCCTGTTCGAGAAGTTCGAGTTCAGCGACGTGGTAGCCAACCAGCCTATCCCGGCAGCCGAGTTCACGAAAGGCTTTCCGGGCTACAAGCTGTAA
- a CDS encoding SDR family oxidoreductase — protein sequence MSAHPYAQPMLRDNALQGKTIVVTGGGTGLGRAMTTYFLQLGANVVISSRKLDVLEKTVAELREQTQNQNVLAVQCDVRKYDEVEALLQKTIDTFGGVDVLLNNAAGNFISPTERLSHKAFDVIVDIVLRGSYNCTLAFGKRWIADKKPGTILNIVTTYASVGSAYVVPSAAAKAGVLAMTRSLAVEWAKYGIRSNAIAPGPFPTEGAWSRLFPEPLAKKLDPAASVPLKRVGDHQELANLAAYMVSDFSAYMNGEVVTLDGGEWLNGAGEFNKLEAIPAPMWDEIEKAMRR from the coding sequence ATGTCAGCTCATCCCTACGCCCAACCCATGCTCCGCGACAACGCGCTCCAAGGCAAAACCATCGTCGTGACGGGCGGCGGCACTGGCCTGGGCCGGGCCATGACCACCTACTTTCTGCAGCTGGGCGCCAACGTGGTCATCAGCAGCCGCAAGCTGGACGTGCTGGAGAAAACCGTTGCCGAGCTGCGCGAGCAAACTCAGAACCAGAACGTGCTGGCCGTGCAGTGCGACGTGCGCAAGTACGACGAAGTGGAGGCCCTGCTGCAGAAAACCATCGACACCTTTGGCGGCGTGGACGTGCTGCTTAACAACGCGGCCGGCAACTTCATCAGCCCCACGGAGCGCCTGAGCCACAAGGCCTTCGACGTGATTGTGGACATTGTGCTGCGCGGCTCCTACAACTGCACGCTGGCGTTTGGCAAGCGCTGGATTGCCGACAAGAAGCCCGGCACCATCCTCAACATCGTGACCACCTATGCCTCGGTGGGCTCGGCCTACGTGGTGCCGTCAGCCGCCGCCAAAGCTGGCGTGCTGGCCATGACCCGCTCGCTGGCCGTGGAGTGGGCCAAGTACGGCATCCGCTCCAATGCCATTGCCCCCGGCCCGTTCCCGACGGAAGGCGCCTGGAGCCGCCTGTTCCCGGAGCCGCTGGCCAAAAAGCTCGACCCCGCCGCCTCGGTGCCCCTCAAGCGCGTCGGCGACCACCAGGAACTGGCCAATCTGGCCGCCTACATGGTATCGGACTTCTCGGCCTACATGAACGGCGAAGTGGTTACCCTGGACGGCGGCGAGTGGCTCAACGGCGCCGGCGAGTTCAATAAGCTCGAAGCCATTCCGGCCCCGATGTGGGATGAGATTGAAAAGGCGATGAGAAGGTAA
- a CDS encoding Rossmann-fold NAD(P)-binding domain-containing protein: MSDSSNSPRPTPTTVAVLGCGWLGLPLAKALVAEGYAVNGSTTTPTHMLTLRDAGIRPYLLRLGPEFSQIDADSLHALLAGVDVLVLNVPPRAAAAGAYPALLRPVGSAVAAAGVRHVLFVSSTGVYPNENRVMRESDAVSSPDAPVDLLRAEGQFTPRWGQWLTTVVRLGGLFGPDRPPGRFLAGRHDLPQGEAPVNLIHLDDCIGLLQHIIREKAWGYTFNACASQHPSRSTFYTAAAAHMGLPAPTFQPEDASPSGKTIDSSLLRETTGYQFRHDDLLAALASC; this comes from the coding sequence ATGTCTGACTCTTCCAACTCTCCCCGTCCCACTCCCACAACCGTTGCTGTTCTCGGCTGCGGCTGGCTTGGGCTCCCACTGGCAAAGGCGCTGGTGGCCGAGGGCTACGCCGTCAACGGCTCTACCACCACTCCCACCCACATGCTCACGCTGCGCGACGCCGGCATCCGGCCGTACCTGCTACGCCTGGGTCCCGAATTCTCGCAGATTGACGCCGACTCGCTGCACGCACTGCTGGCTGGCGTGGATGTGCTAGTGCTGAATGTGCCGCCCCGGGCGGCCGCTGCCGGAGCCTATCCGGCGCTGCTGCGGCCGGTGGGCTCGGCGGTGGCGGCGGCTGGCGTGCGGCACGTGCTGTTCGTCAGCTCCACCGGCGTCTACCCCAACGAAAACCGCGTCATGCGCGAATCAGACGCCGTTTCGTCGCCGGATGCGCCCGTAGATCTGCTGCGGGCCGAAGGGCAGTTTACGCCCCGCTGGGGGCAGTGGCTGACCACGGTGGTGCGCCTGGGCGGCCTGTTCGGCCCCGACCGGCCGCCGGGCCGCTTCCTAGCCGGCCGCCACGACTTGCCCCAGGGCGAGGCTCCCGTCAACCTGATTCATCTCGACGACTGCATCGGGCTGCTGCAGCACATCATCCGGGAGAAAGCCTGGGGTTATACGTTCAACGCCTGCGCCAGCCAGCATCCGTCGCGCAGCACGTTCTACACCGCCGCCGCCGCCCACATGGGGTTGCCGGCCCCCACGTTTCAGCCCGAAGACGCCAGCCCAAGCGGCAAAACCATCGACAGCTCGCTGCTGCGCGAAACCACCGGCTACCAGTTCCGGCACGACGACCTGCTGGCCGCCCTGGCCTCCTGCTGA
- a CDS encoding BaiN/RdsA family NAD(P)/FAD-dependent oxidoreductase, translating to MNDLNSTVAVLGGGAAGFFGAIACAEANPRLTVVLLEKTGKLLSKVRISGGGRCNVTHAADTPAQLVQHYPRGAKQLKEPFRQFDAQATIQWFARRGVQLKTEPDGRMFPVTDSSETIAQCLLDAARQAGVRILTQTSPERIEVLPAGGFCLHLTGAHAGEMRAGRLLIATGGAPKTEQYNWLRELGHGIAEPVPSLFTFNVPASPLRELPGVSVPLARVRVAGEKLEYEGPVLVTHWGISGPAVLKLSAWGARRLHELSYQSTALINWIPTHTETTLRAFLHEYREQHGRKVVASNPLFGLPQRLWRTLTDQAGVEPEVRWNELPAKPQNRLIEALLNTALTVRGKTTYKDEFVTCGGVLLSEINMKTMESRRVPGLHFSGEVLDIDGITGGFNFQAAWTTGYLAGQAMSRPVLPEA from the coding sequence GTGAACGACTTGAATTCGACGGTGGCGGTGCTGGGGGGTGGGGCCGCTGGCTTTTTTGGAGCCATTGCCTGCGCCGAGGCCAACCCGCGCCTGACGGTGGTGCTGCTGGAAAAAACTGGCAAGCTGCTGAGCAAAGTGCGGATTTCGGGCGGCGGGCGCTGCAACGTCACGCACGCCGCCGACACGCCTGCCCAGCTCGTGCAACACTACCCACGCGGGGCCAAGCAGCTCAAGGAGCCCTTCCGGCAGTTCGACGCGCAAGCCACCATTCAATGGTTTGCCAGGCGCGGCGTCCAGCTCAAAACCGAGCCCGACGGCCGCATGTTTCCCGTCACCGACTCGTCGGAAACCATTGCGCAGTGTCTGCTCGATGCCGCCCGGCAGGCCGGGGTGCGCATCCTCACCCAGACTTCACCCGAGCGGATTGAGGTGCTGCCGGCTGGTGGCTTCTGCCTGCACCTCACGGGCGCCCACGCCGGCGAAATGCGGGCAGGTCGGCTGCTGATAGCCACCGGCGGCGCCCCCAAAACCGAGCAGTACAACTGGCTGCGGGAACTGGGCCACGGCATTGCCGAGCCGGTGCCCAGCCTGTTCACCTTCAACGTGCCGGCCTCGCCGCTGCGCGAGCTGCCGGGCGTGAGCGTGCCGCTGGCGCGGGTGCGGGTAGCGGGCGAAAAGCTCGAATACGAAGGACCGGTGCTCGTGACGCACTGGGGCATCAGCGGCCCAGCGGTGCTCAAGCTCTCAGCCTGGGGCGCACGCCGCCTGCACGAGCTAAGCTACCAGAGCACGGCCCTCATCAACTGGATTCCGACCCACACCGAAACCACCCTCCGCGCCTTCCTGCACGAATACCGCGAGCAGCACGGCCGTAAGGTGGTGGCCTCCAACCCGCTGTTCGGGCTGCCCCAGCGGCTCTGGCGCACCCTCACCGACCAGGCCGGCGTGGAGCCCGAAGTACGCTGGAACGAACTGCCGGCCAAGCCGCAGAACCGCCTCATCGAAGCCCTGCTGAACACGGCCCTCACGGTGCGGGGCAAAACCACTTACAAAGATGAATTCGTGACCTGCGGCGGCGTGCTGCTCAGCGAAATCAACATGAAAACCATGGAAAGCCGCCGCGTACCAGGCCTGCACTTTTCCGGCGAAGTCCTTGATATAGACGGAATTACCGGCGGCTTCAACTTTCAGGCGGCCTGGACGACCGGCTACCTCGCCGGCCAGGCCATGAGCCGCCCGGTACTACCGGAAGCGTAG
- a CDS encoding PA2169 family four-helix-bundle protein, with protein MDAKVMQAGLNELIETLKDGQKGYAEAMTDVEDADLKETFKKYAAQRSSYITELEDQMHKLNLHPEEESSITGTIHRAFINLKGLVTSKDRHSILAECERGEDYAKGAYEKAQKIQDIPADLKAIITKQAAGITQGHDEIRDLRDAAKK; from the coding sequence ATGGACGCTAAAGTAATGCAAGCCGGCCTCAACGAACTGATCGAAACGCTGAAGGATGGCCAAAAAGGCTACGCCGAAGCCATGACCGACGTAGAGGACGCTGATCTGAAAGAGACGTTCAAGAAATACGCCGCCCAGCGCTCCTCCTATATCACCGAGCTGGAAGACCAGATGCACAAGCTCAACCTGCACCCCGAGGAAGAGTCGTCCATCACCGGCACCATTCACCGCGCTTTCATCAACCTCAAAGGCTTGGTAACCAGCAAAGACCGTCACAGCATTCTGGCCGAGTGCGAGCGGGGCGAAGACTACGCCAAGGGCGCTTACGAGAAGGCTCAGAAAATCCAGGACATTCCAGCCGACCTCAAAGCCATCATCACGAAGCAGGCGGCCGGCATCACGCAGGGCCACGACGAAATTCGTGACCTGCGCGACGCCGCCAAGAAATAA
- a CDS encoding DEAD/DEAH box helicase, translating to MENETVKTKFSELTLSEEMQRAITEVGYEEASPIQAAGIPVLLQGRDVIGQAQTGTGKTAAFSIPAIERIDTDSREVQCLVLCPTRELAVQVSGEIQKLGKYKRGLAVVPIYGGSSYDRQFRALERGVQIVIGTPGRVMDHIERGTLKLEHCKMIILDEADEMLDMGFRDDIETVLKKMPEDRQTVFFSATMSKPIMEMTKRYQKDPQIVKVNHQEMTVTNIEQSYFEVRGPQKKDVLTRLIDMYNIKSGIVFANTKRMVDEIVGDLQAKGYFAEGLHGDMGQQQRQNTLDKFRKGTLEILVATDVAARGIDVDNVEVVVNYDLPADEEYYVHRIGRTGRAGKQGKAFTFVSGRDIYKLRDIMRFTKATIKQERVPSFEDVSEVKTTLMLNSIKEVIEKGNLDKYVARVQRLIDQDQEDGITSLDVAAALLKMTMKEDKRAQESLDASRTQGAARAGFTRLFVTMGKKDRLHPRDIVDLIAENTSLTASKVGDIALYDKFSFVEVPNEFVEEVVSQLGRSSIQGRPVAFNIATPRQEGDAQQEGGNRGGFGGERPRRGPGGFGGGERREGGGSYGGNRGGSYGDRREGGSSYGGNRGGGSYGGNRGGGSYGGGSYGGGNRREGGSSYGGGYKGKRDDS from the coding sequence ATGGAAAACGAAACCGTTAAGACCAAGTTCAGCGAGCTGACCCTCTCTGAAGAAATGCAGCGTGCCATCACCGAAGTTGGCTACGAAGAAGCATCCCCCATCCAGGCCGCCGGCATTCCGGTCCTGCTCCAGGGCCGCGACGTAATCGGCCAAGCCCAGACCGGCACCGGCAAAACCGCCGCCTTCTCCATCCCCGCCATTGAGCGTATCGACACCGATTCGCGCGAAGTACAGTGCCTCGTGCTCTGCCCCACCCGCGAGCTGGCGGTGCAGGTTTCGGGCGAAATCCAGAAACTGGGCAAATACAAGCGTGGTCTGGCCGTCGTGCCGATCTACGGTGGCTCTTCTTACGACCGGCAGTTCCGCGCTCTGGAGCGTGGCGTGCAGATCGTAATTGGTACCCCCGGCCGCGTAATGGACCACATCGAGCGTGGTACGCTCAAGCTGGAGCATTGCAAAATGATCATTCTCGATGAGGCCGACGAAATGCTCGACATGGGCTTCCGCGACGATATCGAGACGGTGCTCAAGAAAATGCCCGAAGACCGCCAGACGGTATTCTTCTCGGCTACCATGAGCAAGCCGATCATGGAGATGACCAAGCGCTACCAGAAGGATCCGCAGATCGTGAAGGTAAACCATCAGGAAATGACGGTTACCAACATCGAGCAGAGCTACTTCGAGGTGCGTGGGCCGCAGAAAAAAGACGTGCTAACCCGCCTCATCGACATGTACAATATCAAGTCGGGCATCGTCTTCGCCAACACGAAGCGTATGGTGGACGAGATTGTGGGCGACCTGCAGGCCAAAGGCTACTTCGCCGAAGGCCTGCACGGCGACATGGGCCAGCAGCAGCGCCAGAACACGCTGGATAAATTCCGCAAAGGCACCCTCGAAATCCTGGTAGCTACCGACGTAGCCGCCCGCGGCATCGACGTGGACAACGTGGAAGTGGTAGTAAACTACGACCTGCCCGCCGACGAGGAATACTACGTGCACCGCATCGGCCGCACCGGCCGCGCCGGCAAGCAGGGTAAAGCCTTCACCTTCGTGAGCGGCCGCGACATCTACAAGCTGCGCGACATCATGCGCTTCACCAAAGCTACCATCAAGCAGGAGCGCGTGCCGTCCTTCGAAGATGTGTCGGAGGTGAAAACCACGCTGATGCTCAACTCCATCAAGGAGGTAATTGAGAAAGGCAACCTCGACAAGTACGTGGCCCGCGTGCAGCGCCTCATCGACCAGGACCAGGAGGATGGTATCACGTCCTTGGACGTAGCCGCCGCCCTGCTCAAGATGACGATGAAGGAAGACAAGCGCGCCCAGGAAAGCCTCGACGCCAGCCGTACCCAAGGTGCCGCCCGCGCCGGCTTCACCCGTCTGTTCGTGACGATGGGTAAGAAGGATCGCCTGCACCCCCGCGACATCGTAGACCTGATTGCCGAAAACACCAGCCTCACGGCCAGCAAAGTCGGCGATATTGCCCTTTACGACAAGTTCAGCTTCGTGGAAGTACCGAATGAGTTCGTGGAAGAAGTGGTGAGCCAGCTCGGCCGCAGCTCCATCCAGGGTCGTCCGGTAGCCTTCAACATTGCTACGCCCCGCCAGGAAGGCGACGCGCAGCAGGAAGGCGGTAACCGCGGCGGCTTCGGCGGCGAGCGTCCTCGTCGGGGCCCGGGTGGGTTCGGCGGTGGCGAGCGTCGCGAAGGCGGCGGCAGCTACGGCGGCAACCGCGGCGGTAGCTACGGCGACCGTCGGGAAGGTGGCAGCAGCTACGGCGGCAACCGCGGTGGCGGCTCCTACGGTGGCAACCGCGGTGGCGGTAGCTACGGCGGCGGCTCCTACGGTGGCGGTAACCGTCGGGAAGGTGGCAGCAGCTACGGCGGCGGCTACAAAGGCAAGCGCGACGACAGCTAA
- a CDS encoding cold-shock protein, with protein sequence MQTGTVKFFNETKGFGFIKVDGTGEDIFVHVTECIDEIRDNDKVQFEIAQGRKGLNAVKVKLA encoded by the coding sequence ATGCAGACAGGAACTGTAAAATTCTTCAACGAAACCAAAGGTTTCGGCTTCATCAAAGTTGACGGCACCGGCGAAGACATCTTCGTTCACGTTACGGAGTGCATCGACGAGATTCGCGACAACGACAAAGTTCAATTCGAAATTGCTCAGGGCCGCAAAGGTCTGAATGCTGTAAAAGTGAAGCTGGCTTAG
- a CDS encoding acyl-CoA thioesterase translates to MPTPAFRFSHLLTVQPEDIDELDHANNVQYVRWVQDTAAAHWHTAYPPADGHSYIWVVREHRIRYHHPALLGEQLRCTTWIGEVRGAQSQRFVRIERAEDGKLLCEAETQWVLLDPQIKRPVRVTPEMIERLWGAV, encoded by the coding sequence ATGCCTACGCCCGCTTTCCGCTTTTCGCACCTGCTCACCGTCCAGCCCGAAGACATCGACGAGCTGGACCACGCCAACAACGTGCAGTACGTGCGCTGGGTGCAGGACACGGCCGCCGCGCACTGGCACACCGCCTACCCACCCGCCGACGGCCACTCCTATATCTGGGTGGTGCGGGAGCACCGCATCCGCTACCACCACCCGGCCCTGCTGGGCGAGCAGCTGCGCTGCACCACCTGGATTGGCGAGGTGCGCGGCGCCCAGAGCCAACGCTTCGTGCGCATCGAGCGGGCCGAGGATGGCAAGCTGCTCTGCGAAGCCGAGACGCAGTGGGTGCTGCTGGACCCGCAAATCAAGCGCCCGGTGCGCGTGACGCCGGAGATGATTGAGCGGCTGTGGGGGGCGGTGTAG